One Thermodesulfobacteriota bacterium genomic window carries:
- a CDS encoding nitroreductase family protein has product MSELISDVMPNAQEVKPLDTLEAIGLRRSIRWYEPNKPVEKWKVQAMLEAARLAPTAGNYNGQRAIVCYRDEDPDIWEFISDWSQITTQMAPILMFWCYDLAAYDIQGQQLHDLMRTGALDKAHGWEYDRVSKLFPLPALLPDFILHRLAAIDLGNALQNAIITATALGLGTCLNGASGGARRNVKKYFNLPDSYVFCWLLTVGYPAERIDGGGARGRPPFETMFFERKVGNPFKRDEKVVDLLKELKLIQPPGPLPGRLEEINKLTKRFGLGDEWLTDWKLEPSQLDNDKLAVDKRPKELSKDEFDKTVPSDVKVEFQVHPTVKREILDQYRKEKGISADD; this is encoded by the coding sequence ATGAGTGAGCTAATCTCTGATGTAATGCCTAATGCTCAAGAAGTAAAACCTCTGGATACACTGGAGGCAATAGGGCTGAGAAGGTCTATAAGGTGGTATGAGCCTAATAAGCCTGTTGAAAAATGGAAGGTACAGGCTATGCTTGAGGCAGCTCGGCTTGCACCCACTGCCGGTAACTACAACGGGCAACGGGCTATCGTCTGTTACCGAGATGAAGACCCTGATATCTGGGAATTCATATCCGATTGGAGTCAAATTACCACGCAAATGGCACCGATACTTATGTTCTGGTGCTACGATTTAGCCGCCTATGATATACAAGGCCAGCAACTCCATGACCTGATGAGAACCGGAGCACTGGATAAGGCGCACGGTTGGGAATATGACCGGGTATCAAAGCTATTTCCTCTTCCCGCTCTACTTCCAGACTTCATTCTTCATCGGCTTGCTGCCATCGACTTGGGCAACGCTTTGCAGAACGCAATAATAACGGCGACCGCCTTAGGACTTGGAACCTGTCTAAACGGAGCAAGCGGCGGCGCTAGAAGGAACGTGAAAAAGTATTTTAACCTTCCCGATTCTTATGTCTTTTGCTGGCTGCTCACGGTGGGCTATCCCGCTGAGAGAATTGATGGTGGTGGAGCAAGGGGTAGACCGCCATTTGAGACAATGTTCTTCGAAAGAAAAGTGGGTAATCCCTTCAAAAGAGATGAGAAGGTGGTTGATCTACTCAAAGAACTTAAATTGATACAGCCGCCTGGTCCTCTTCCAGGAAGATTAGAGGAGATAAACAAGTTGACAAAGAGGTTTGGTCTTGGAGACGAATGGCTTACCGACTGGAAACTTGAACCATCACAGCTCGATAACGACAAATTGGCCGTCGATAAAAGACCAAAGGAACTTAGCAAAGACGAATTCGACAAGACAGTGCCCTCGGATGTCAAAGTGGAGTTTCAAGTGCATCCAACCGTAAAAAGAGAGATCCTAGACCAGTATAGAAAGGAAAAGGGCATAAGCGCAGATGACTAG